In the Sarcophilus harrisii chromosome 3, mSarHar1.11, whole genome shotgun sequence genome, one interval contains:
- the PTS gene encoding 6-pyruvoyl tetrahydrobiopterin synthase, whose product MMNTSGSRPGHPCARVSRCVTFSASHRLHSKSLSDEKNLKLFGKCNNPNGHGHNYKVVVTIHGEIDPVTGMVMNLTDLKEYMEEAIMKPLDHKNLDQDVPYFADVVSTTENVAVYIWENLQKILPVGVLYKVKVHETDNNIVVYKGELSALGN is encoded by the exons ATGATGAACACGTCAGGCTCGCGTCCGGGACATCCCTGCGCGCGGGTCTCGCGGTGCGTCACCTTCAGCGCGAGCCATCGGCTCCACAG CAAATCTCTCAGTGATGAAAAGAATCTGAAGCTGTTTGGGAAATGTAATAATCCCAATGGTCATGGGCATAACTATAAAG TTGTGGTGACAATACATGGCGAG ATTGATCCTGTTACAGGAATGGTTATGAATCTGACAGACCTAAAAGAATATATGGAG GAGGCAATTATGAAACCCCTTGATCATAAGAACCTGGACCAGGATGTACCTTACTTTGCAGATGTCGTGAG CACAACAGAAAATGTAGCTGTATATATCTGGGAAAATCTTCAGAAGATTCTTCCTGTGGGAGTCCTTTATAAAGTCAAAGTGCATGAAACTGACAATAACATCGTTGTCTACAAGGGAGAATTATCAGCCCTTGGGAATTAA